The proteins below are encoded in one region of Streptomyces cyanogenus:
- a CDS encoding asparagine synthase-related protein, giving the protein MRWLVGWSSTAAGAGTGSAGAVGYDGETLHPVGSQLLWGDPDPLWAVGDWRPDEVRVVHADAQHRIAVLGICGATDEELRRGLFTARGGAVRHLTTWPGSYTAVVQAGRRITVCGDLAGARPVFHTPWAGGTAYATAALPLADLVEANLDFTHLAALLAAPDVPAALRDTTPYDGVRRIPPGHALVLRAGTREIAGYEPVASLAVTAPPADPGRAVDAVRDALVEAVRTRLAAPRHVPDLDPGPVPGMGPAERRAARGMPVPGIGADLSGGPASGTLALLAAGLPGRPGTLLGHGTGAGERLLAVTFNDLAVTGREAELERAGVLAANPRLHHVVVTGGEETLPYADLDGPLTDEPGPSLVQAARHRARLAAGSADHFTGHGARQVLDAHPARLADLLVDRRRRHLVRPVAALARADGSVLVPARVYGAARRLARTPYRAGLEVLAERLMRRRFDEPKGAVGASLAALAWARPGPAARWLTGEALAEVSVLLQAEADRSGTGVQRPGDYRARAALARHAADLRVLEQAAEIRSQRLHAPFLDNQVVRACRDLPEALRVQPGARAAILRTVLEGAGVTDLPAGWGAPSHVPTAAAARAGLRAAADPLVDLFATPLLADAGLVEARVVRKAVRSAAAGEPLPLDGLADLVSLELWLRRLLSRRGTCWTGTPTRSRAVPSGIQPRRSALTPGA; this is encoded by the coding sequence ATGCGGTGGTTGGTGGGGTGGAGCAGCACCGCCGCGGGCGCCGGGACCGGCTCCGCGGGTGCCGTCGGCTACGACGGCGAGACCCTGCATCCGGTCGGCTCCCAACTGCTGTGGGGCGACCCGGATCCGCTGTGGGCCGTGGGCGACTGGCGACCGGACGAGGTGCGCGTGGTGCACGCCGACGCCCAGCACCGCATCGCCGTCCTCGGCATCTGCGGCGCCACCGACGAGGAGCTGCGGCGCGGCCTGTTCACCGCGCGCGGGGGCGCGGTGCGCCATCTGACCACCTGGCCCGGCAGCTACACGGCCGTCGTCCAGGCCGGCCGCCGGATCACCGTCTGCGGCGATCTCGCCGGCGCCCGCCCGGTGTTCCACACCCCGTGGGCCGGCGGCACGGCCTACGCCACCGCCGCGCTCCCCCTCGCCGACCTCGTCGAGGCCAACCTCGACTTCACCCACCTCGCCGCCCTGCTGGCCGCCCCGGACGTACCGGCCGCGCTGCGCGACACCACCCCGTACGACGGCGTACGGCGGATTCCGCCGGGGCATGCGCTGGTGCTGCGCGCCGGGACACGCGAGATCGCCGGGTACGAGCCGGTCGCCTCCCTCGCCGTCACCGCGCCCCCGGCCGACCCCGGCCGCGCCGTTGACGCCGTCCGGGACGCCCTCGTGGAGGCCGTCCGCACCCGGCTGGCGGCACCCCGGCACGTGCCCGACCTGGACCCCGGACCGGTGCCCGGCATGGGGCCGGCCGAGCGGCGCGCCGCGCGCGGGATGCCGGTCCCCGGCATCGGCGCCGACCTGTCCGGCGGGCCCGCCTCCGGCACCCTCGCGCTGCTGGCCGCCGGGCTGCCCGGCAGACCCGGCACGCTCCTCGGCCACGGCACCGGCGCGGGCGAACGCCTCCTCGCCGTCACGTTCAACGATCTGGCCGTGACCGGCCGCGAGGCCGAACTCGAACGGGCCGGGGTCCTGGCCGCCAATCCCCGGCTGCACCACGTGGTGGTCACCGGCGGCGAGGAGACCCTGCCGTACGCCGACCTCGACGGCCCCCTGACCGACGAACCCGGCCCCTCCCTGGTCCAGGCGGCCCGGCACCGCGCGCGGCTCGCCGCCGGCAGCGCCGACCACTTCACCGGCCACGGCGCCCGCCAGGTCCTGGACGCCCACCCCGCCCGCCTCGCCGACCTCCTGGTCGACCGCCGCCGGCGCCACCTGGTCCGGCCGGTCGCCGCGCTTGCCCGCGCCGACGGCTCGGTCCTCGTCCCCGCGCGCGTGTACGGCGCGGCCCGGCGGCTGGCCCGCACCCCCTACCGGGCGGGCCTGGAGGTGCTGGCCGAACGGCTGATGCGGCGCCGCTTCGACGAGCCCAAGGGGGCGGTCGGCGCGTCGCTCGCCGCGCTGGCCTGGGCGAGACCCGGGCCGGCCGCCCGGTGGCTGACGGGTGAGGCGCTGGCTGAAGTATCGGTTCTGCTCCAGGCGGAGGCGGACCGCTCCGGAACCGGCGTACAGCGTCCCGGCGACTACCGCGCGCGTGCGGCACTCGCCCGGCACGCCGCCGACCTGCGCGTCCTGGAACAGGCCGCGGAGATCCGCTCCCAGCGCCTGCACGCACCGTTCCTCGACAACCAGGTCGTCCGCGCCTGCCGCGACCTCCCCGAGGCCCTGCGCGTGCAGCCCGGCGCCCGCGCCGCGATCCTCCGTACGGTCCTGGAGGGCGCCGGTGTCACCGACCTCCCGGCCGGCTGGGGCGCCCCCTCCCACGTCCCCACGGCGGCGGCCGCGCGCGCGGGGCTGCGGGCCGCGGCCGACCCCCTCGTGGACCTCTTCGCCACGCCCCTGCTCGCCGACGCCGGCCTGGTGGAGGCGCGTGTCGTCCGCAAGGCCGTGCGCTCCGCCGCGGCCGGCGAGCCGCTCCCCCTGGACGGCCTGGCCGACCTCGTCTCCCTCGAACTGTGGCTCCGCCGCCTCCTCTCCCGCCGCGGCACCTGCTGGACCGGCACCCCGACCCGCTCCCGCGCGGTCCCTTCGGGGATCCAGCCGAGGCGCAGCGCGTTGACGCCGGGGGCGTGA
- a CDS encoding MFS transporter, whose product MSREQRGPNEKLGTVLALAGISNAGLARRVNDLGAQRGLTLRYDKTSVARWVSKGMVPQGAAPHLIAAAIGQKLGRPVPLHEIGLADADPAPEVGLAFPRDVGQAVKSATELYRLDLAGRRAGSGGIWQSLAGSFAVSAYATPASRWLITPADSSVAREAGSAEGSGAPIKVGHSDVQKLREAAEDARRWDSKYGGGDWRSSMVPECLRVEAAPLLLGSYSDEVGRALFGASAELTRLAGWMAFDTGQQEAAQRYYIQALRLARAAADVPLGGYVLASMSLQATYRGFGDEGVDLAQAALERNRGLATARTMSFFRLVEARAHARAGDAQAAGAALKAAESWLERSRPGDNDPSWLGFYGYDRFAADAAECYRDLKAPRQVRRFTEQALSKPTEEFVRSHGLRLVVSAVAELESGNLDAACEQGVRAVEVAGRISSARTTEYVKDLLHRLEPYGDEPRVVELRERARPLLMAPA is encoded by the coding sequence ATGTCCAGGGAGCAACGCGGGCCGAACGAAAAGCTCGGCACCGTTCTCGCCCTCGCGGGAATCAGCAACGCGGGTCTCGCGCGACGCGTCAACGACCTCGGCGCGCAACGCGGTCTGACGCTTCGCTACGACAAGACGTCGGTGGCGCGCTGGGTGTCGAAGGGCATGGTGCCGCAGGGTGCGGCGCCGCACCTCATCGCCGCCGCCATCGGCCAGAAGCTCGGCCGTCCGGTGCCGCTCCACGAGATCGGGCTGGCGGACGCGGATCCCGCGCCCGAAGTCGGCCTCGCCTTCCCCCGGGACGTGGGACAGGCGGTCAAGTCGGCGACCGAGCTGTACCGCCTCGACCTCGCCGGCCGCCGCGCCGGCTCCGGTGGCATCTGGCAGTCCCTGGCCGGGTCGTTCGCAGTGAGCGCATACGCAACGCCCGCCTCACGCTGGCTGATAACCCCCGCCGACAGCTCGGTCGCGCGGGAGGCGGGCTCCGCCGAGGGCTCCGGGGCACCGATCAAAGTCGGCCACAGTGACGTGCAGAAGCTGCGGGAGGCCGCCGAGGACGCCCGGCGGTGGGACTCCAAGTACGGCGGCGGGGACTGGCGTTCGTCGATGGTGCCGGAGTGCCTGCGGGTGGAGGCGGCGCCGCTGCTGCTCGGCTCCTACTCCGACGAGGTCGGCCGCGCCCTGTTCGGGGCCTCCGCGGAACTCACCCGGCTCGCGGGGTGGATGGCCTTCGACACCGGACAGCAGGAGGCCGCACAGCGGTACTACATCCAGGCGCTGCGGCTCGCGCGCGCGGCGGCGGACGTCCCGCTGGGCGGTTACGTGCTGGCCTCCATGTCGTTGCAGGCGACGTACCGGGGCTTCGGGGACGAGGGCGTGGACCTCGCGCAGGCCGCGCTGGAGCGCAACCGGGGACTGGCGACCGCCCGCACCATGAGCTTCTTCCGGCTGGTCGAGGCGCGGGCACACGCGCGTGCGGGCGACGCGCAGGCGGCCGGCGCGGCGCTGAAGGCCGCCGAGAGCTGGCTGGAGCGGTCCCGGCCCGGCGACAACGACCCCTCGTGGCTCGGTTTCTACGGATACGACCGGTTCGCCGCGGATGCCGCGGAGTGCTACCGGGACCTGAAGGCGCCGCGGCAGGTCCGGCGCTTCACCGAGCAGGCCCTGTCGAAGCCGACGGAGGAGTTCGTGCGGTCGCACGGGCTGCGGCTGGTCGTGTCCGCGGTGGCCGAGCTGGAGTCCGGCAACCTCGACGCGGCGTGCGAGCAGGGGGTGCGGGCCGTCGAGGTGGCCGGGCGGATCTCGTCCGCGCGTACCACCGAGTACGTGAAGGACCTGCTGCACCGGCTGGAGCCGTACGGGGACGAGCCGCGGGTGGTCGAGCTGCGCGAGCGGGCCCGGCCTCTCCTGATGGCGCCGGCGTGA
- the lhgO gene encoding L-2-hydroxyglutarate oxidase translates to MVQVRAGAYDCDVLVIGGGIVGLSTAYAITRATPGTRVIVLEKEPGPARHQTGRNSGVIHSGIYYRPGSLKAQYAVRGAAEMVKFCAEYGIAHAVTGKLIVATEREELPRLHGLVQRGRENGIPVRELGPSQITEYEPEVRGLAAIHVGTTGVCDFVGVARELARASGAEIRYGARVVRVDRRPERGVAVLTAGGDVVRARVLVNCAGLHCDEVARLTGDEPEVRIVPFRGEYYELARPELVRGLVYPVPDPAFPFLGVHLTRGIDGGVHIGPNAVPALAREGYGWGVVRPRELAGTLAWPGSWAIARRHWRYGAGELRRSVSKGAFLEAVRRLLPGVEAGDLVRAPAGVRAQAVLRDGTLVDDFLIREGARAVHVLNAPSPAATASLPIGREVGRRVLEMLAAAG, encoded by the coding sequence GTGGTGCAGGTGCGGGCCGGGGCGTACGACTGTGATGTGCTCGTGATCGGTGGGGGGATCGTCGGGCTGTCGACGGCGTACGCGATCACGCGGGCCACGCCGGGCACACGCGTGATCGTGCTGGAGAAGGAACCGGGACCGGCCCGGCACCAGACGGGGCGCAACAGCGGGGTCATCCACAGCGGGATCTACTACCGCCCGGGCTCCCTCAAGGCGCAGTACGCGGTGCGGGGCGCCGCCGAGATGGTGAAGTTCTGCGCCGAGTACGGCATCGCGCACGCCGTCACCGGCAAGCTGATCGTCGCCACCGAGCGCGAGGAGCTGCCCCGGCTGCACGGACTCGTGCAGCGGGGCCGCGAGAACGGCATTCCGGTGCGGGAGCTGGGGCCGTCCCAGATCACCGAGTACGAACCGGAGGTGCGGGGCCTGGCCGCCATACACGTCGGTACGACCGGGGTGTGCGACTTCGTGGGCGTCGCCCGGGAGCTGGCGCGGGCCTCCGGGGCGGAGATCCGGTACGGCGCGCGGGTCGTGCGGGTGGACCGGCGCCCGGAGCGGGGCGTGGCCGTGCTCACCGCCGGCGGGGACGTCGTCCGGGCGCGCGTGCTGGTGAACTGCGCCGGGCTGCACTGCGACGAGGTGGCCCGGCTGACCGGCGACGAGCCCGAGGTGCGGATCGTGCCGTTCCGCGGGGAGTACTACGAGCTGGCGCGGCCGGAGCTCGTGCGGGGGCTGGTGTATCCGGTGCCGGACCCGGCGTTCCCGTTCCTCGGGGTGCATCTGACGCGCGGGATCGACGGAGGCGTGCACATCGGCCCGAACGCGGTGCCGGCGCTGGCCCGGGAGGGGTACGGCTGGGGGGTCGTACGGCCCCGGGAGCTGGCCGGGACACTGGCGTGGCCGGGTTCGTGGGCGATCGCCCGGCGGCACTGGCGGTACGGGGCGGGTGAGCTGCGCCGGTCGGTGTCCAAGGGCGCGTTCCTGGAGGCCGTGCGCCGACTGCTGCCCGGTGTGGAGGCCGGGGATCTGGTGCGGGCTCCGGCCGGGGTGCGGGCGCAGGCGGTGCTGCGGGACGGAACCCTGGTGGACGACTTCCTGATCCGGGAGGGAGCGCGGGCGGTGCACGTGCTCAACGCCCCGTCCCCGGCGGCGACGGCCTCGCTGCCGATCGGGCGGGAGGTCGGGCGCCGGGTGCTGGAGATGCTCGCGGCGGCCGGCTGA
- the trmB gene encoding tRNA (guanosine(46)-N7)-methyltransferase TrmB, translated as MSDSLNTPEAPLSAPHAPGVPVRHTRAKGEPRFPDGPKADPAGSHFERRIRSFQPRRSRVTAGQADALQRLWPLWGLDIDGQRVIDPGELFGNDHPVVLEIGFGMGEATAQMAAGDPDTNILAVDVHTPGQGNLLNLADRNGLSNVRVGNGDAIILLREMLRPDALDGLRVYFPDPWPKKRHHKRRLIQPEFLTLAATRLKPGAIVHCATDWEPYAEQMLEVLTAHPDFENTQPHGGFAPRPDFRPLTRFEGQGLDKGHVVRDLLFRRVPHSTAGQDR; from the coding sequence GTGTCTGACTCGCTGAACACCCCCGAAGCCCCGCTCTCGGCACCCCACGCCCCCGGTGTCCCCGTCCGGCACACCCGGGCGAAGGGGGAGCCGCGCTTCCCGGACGGCCCCAAGGCGGATCCCGCCGGGTCGCACTTCGAGCGGCGGATCCGCAGCTTCCAGCCGCGGCGGAGCCGGGTGACGGCCGGGCAGGCCGATGCCCTGCAGCGGCTGTGGCCCCTGTGGGGGCTGGACATCGACGGGCAGCGGGTGATCGACCCCGGCGAGCTGTTCGGGAACGACCACCCGGTGGTCCTGGAGATCGGCTTCGGGATGGGCGAGGCCACCGCGCAGATGGCCGCGGGCGACCCGGACACCAACATCCTGGCCGTCGACGTGCACACCCCGGGCCAGGGGAACCTGCTGAACCTCGCGGACCGCAACGGCCTGTCCAACGTCCGGGTGGGCAACGGCGACGCGATCATCCTGCTCCGGGAGATGCTCCGCCCGGACGCGCTGGACGGGCTGCGCGTCTACTTCCCCGACCCGTGGCCCAAGAAGCGGCACCACAAGCGGCGGCTCATCCAGCCCGAGTTCCTGACGCTCGCCGCGACGCGGCTGAAGCCCGGCGCGATCGTGCACTGCGCGACCGACTGGGAGCCGTACGCCGAGCAGATGCTGGAGGTGCTCACCGCGCACCCCGACTTCGAGAACACCCAGCCGCACGGCGGCTTCGCGCCGCGCCCCGACTTCCGGCCGCTGACCCGTTTCGAGGGACAGGGACTGGACAAGGGACATGTGGTGCGAGACCTGCTGTTCCGGCGCGTTCCGCACAGCACCGCCGGGCAGGACCGGTAA
- a CDS encoding PrsW family intramembrane metalloprotease, whose translation MATSPPFPTYSPSPGDGVLRHPHWWQRRWVRYGALSSLLVLSGLVILALVRRQTGTEGFLVGLGLAVLPVPWLIAAFRWLDRVQPGPWRNLVFSFAWGACAAALIAIVANSFATKWIATSTADPAGADTLGATVIAPIVEESAKAAAVLLVFLFRRRDFTGIVDGVVIAGVTATGFAFTENILYLGTAFGTDQLTGDRGIASVTAATFFVRIVMSPFAHPLFTVLTGIGFGIAALSAERQHLRRILLPVCGLLLAMGMHAFWNGSSTFGEYGFFAVYGAFMVPAFALLTWLAIWTRQRELRTVRAELPAYVLAGWLGPAEPFALGSMRARRMARDYARHHQGRPAAREVARYEADATALAFLRHRGRAGKTGADFVVRERELLDELWKRRHVARPALEYASRASVPAPAHWGAAPYGYPAVPYAAYNPYRT comes from the coding sequence GTGGCCACCAGTCCTCCGTTTCCGACGTACTCCCCGAGCCCCGGCGACGGTGTGCTCCGCCACCCGCACTGGTGGCAGCGCAGGTGGGTGCGGTACGGAGCACTGAGTTCCCTGCTGGTGCTGTCCGGCCTGGTCATCCTGGCGCTCGTGCGGCGGCAGACCGGCACGGAGGGCTTCCTCGTCGGGCTCGGGCTGGCGGTGCTGCCCGTGCCCTGGCTGATAGCCGCCTTCCGGTGGCTGGACCGGGTTCAGCCGGGCCCCTGGCGGAACCTGGTCTTCTCCTTCGCCTGGGGAGCCTGCGCGGCGGCGCTGATAGCGATCGTGGCCAACAGCTTCGCGACCAAGTGGATAGCCACCTCGACGGCGGACCCGGCCGGCGCCGACACGCTCGGCGCGACGGTGATAGCCCCGATCGTGGAGGAGTCCGCGAAGGCCGCCGCCGTGCTGCTGGTCTTCCTCTTCCGCCGGCGCGACTTCACCGGGATCGTGGACGGGGTGGTGATCGCGGGGGTCACCGCCACCGGCTTCGCGTTCACCGAGAACATCCTCTACCTCGGTACGGCCTTCGGGACCGACCAGCTCACCGGCGACCGCGGCATCGCCTCCGTCACCGCCGCCACCTTCTTCGTGCGCATCGTGATGTCCCCGTTCGCGCACCCCCTGTTCACCGTGCTCACCGGCATCGGCTTCGGCATCGCCGCGCTGTCCGCCGAGCGGCAGCACCTGCGGCGGATCCTGCTGCCGGTCTGCGGCCTGCTGCTCGCGATGGGCATGCACGCCTTCTGGAACGGCTCCTCCACCTTCGGCGAGTACGGCTTCTTCGCCGTCTACGGCGCCTTCATGGTGCCCGCGTTCGCGCTGCTGACCTGGCTGGCGATCTGGACCCGGCAGCGGGAGCTGCGCACCGTGCGGGCGGAGCTGCCGGCGTATGTGCTCGCCGGGTGGCTGGGTCCGGCCGAGCCGTTCGCGCTCGGGTCGATGCGGGCACGCCGGATGGCCCGGGACTACGCCCGGCACCACCAGGGGCGCCCGGCGGCGCGGGAGGTCGCCCGGTACGAGGCGGACGCCACCGCGCTGGCCTTCCTGCGGCACCGGGGGCGGGCGGGGAAGACCGGGGCCGACTTCGTCGTACGGGAGCGGGAGCTGCTGGACGAGCTGTGGAAGCGCAGGCACGTGGCCCGGCCGGCCCTGGAGTACGCGAGCCGGGCCTCCGTACCGGCGCCGGCGCACTGGGGCGCGGCGCCGTACGGGTACCCGGCGGTGCCGTACGCCGCGTACAACCCGTACCGGACGTAG
- a CDS encoding aldo/keto reductase yields the protein MTSLRTLGSSDLEVFPLCLGGNVFGWTADEQASFAVLDAYTAAGGNFIDTADAYSAWVEGNQGGESETIIGKWVKARGNRSDVVIATKVSQHPEYQGLSAANIRAAADASLRRLDTDHIDLYYTHYDKPEVPVEEIIGALDELVKAGKVRHIAASNITPERLRASLEFSDREGLARYVALQPHYNLVSRDTYEGPLQDLAAREGLAAVPYFSLASGFLTGKYRPGTTVDSARAGGAQKYAGSERGQRVLAALDEIAAAHEAPVATVALAWLAAQPTITAPIASARTVEQLPALLGVAELTLTDAEVTRLTQVSA from the coding sequence ATGACGTCACTTCGCACACTGGGCTCTTCCGATCTCGAGGTCTTCCCGCTCTGCCTGGGCGGCAACGTCTTCGGCTGGACCGCGGACGAACAGGCCTCCTTCGCCGTCCTCGACGCCTACACGGCGGCCGGCGGCAACTTCATCGACACCGCCGACGCCTACTCCGCCTGGGTCGAGGGCAACCAGGGCGGCGAGTCCGAGACGATCATCGGCAAGTGGGTCAAGGCCCGCGGCAACCGCTCCGACGTCGTCATCGCCACCAAGGTCAGCCAGCACCCCGAGTACCAGGGGCTGTCCGCCGCCAACATCAGGGCCGCGGCCGACGCCTCCCTGCGTCGCCTGGACACCGACCACATCGACCTCTACTACACCCACTACGACAAGCCCGAGGTGCCGGTCGAGGAGATCATCGGCGCGCTCGACGAGCTGGTGAAGGCCGGCAAGGTCCGGCACATCGCCGCCTCCAACATCACCCCCGAACGCCTCCGGGCCTCCCTGGAGTTCTCCGACCGCGAGGGCCTCGCCCGCTACGTCGCCCTCCAGCCGCACTACAACCTGGTCTCCCGGGACACCTACGAGGGCCCGCTGCAGGACCTGGCCGCCCGTGAGGGCCTGGCCGCCGTCCCGTACTTCTCCCTCGCCTCGGGCTTCCTCACCGGCAAGTACCGGCCCGGTACGACCGTCGACAGCGCCCGCGCCGGCGGGGCGCAGAAGTACGCCGGCTCGGAGCGCGGCCAGCGGGTCCTGGCCGCCCTGGACGAGATCGCCGCCGCCCACGAGGCCCCGGTCGCCACCGTCGCCCTGGCCTGGCTCGCCGCCCAGCCGACGATCACGGCCCCGATCGCCTCGGCGCGGACGGTGGAACAGCTGCCGGCGCTGCTGGGGGTGGCGGAACTGACGCTGACGGATGCCGAGGTGACCCGGCTGACCCAGGTCTCCGCCTAG